A window of Dorea formicigenerans contains these coding sequences:
- a CDS encoding dicarboxylate/amino acid:cation symporter: protein MENKKRFSISLTTQILIATAGGIVFGALVGEWASNLKFIGDIFIRLIQMSVVLLVMSAVASAVGGGDGQDVGKMGFHTFKWIIIFTVISAGLGVALSMLLQPGIGVEIASVADVANSSVETGSIQDTILGFVPTNIINSMAEGSMVPCIVFSLFFGVAMGAYAKESGNRNIIEWVQGINGVITNIIKIVMNVAPIGIFCLLANVAGTTGFKVIIPMLKFLLVLLIGDAIQFLLFGPFTAAVTKVNIFKMPKKFAKMSMMAVTTTSGAICLPTKMEDEVTKFGISRKVADFTGPITMSMNSCGAAQCYVAAIFFMAQSTGIQMTPYQMGMAILLSCLMCLGTISVPGGSVIVYTFLATSLGLPLESIAVLVGIDWFAGMFRTLMNVDVDVMIGLLVASKLGELDRDVYDEKKTVTY, encoded by the coding sequence ATGGAAAATAAAAAGCGTTTTTCAATATCTTTGACAACTCAGATACTGATCGCTACAGCAGGTGGTATCGTGTTTGGAGCACTGGTCGGCGAGTGGGCTTCTAACCTGAAGTTTATCGGAGATATCTTTATCAGACTGATCCAGATGTCAGTGGTATTGCTTGTTATGTCTGCTGTTGCTTCCGCAGTTGGTGGCGGCGATGGACAAGATGTTGGTAAGATGGGATTCCATACATTCAAATGGATCATTATCTTCACAGTTATTTCCGCTGGTTTAGGCGTAGCATTGTCTATGTTGTTACAGCCAGGTATCGGAGTTGAAATCGCAAGTGTAGCAGATGTAGCAAATTCATCTGTTGAGACAGGCTCTATTCAGGATACGATTCTTGGATTTGTTCCAACAAACATCATTAATTCCATGGCTGAAGGTTCCATGGTTCCATGTATCGTATTCTCTCTTTTCTTTGGAGTTGCTATGGGCGCTTACGCAAAAGAGAGCGGTAACCGTAACATTATCGAGTGGGTACAGGGAATTAACGGTGTTATTACAAACATCATCAAAATTGTTATGAACGTTGCTCCAATCGGTATCTTCTGTCTGTTAGCTAACGTTGCCGGAACTACAGGATTTAAGGTAATCATCCCGATGCTCAAGTTCTTACTTGTACTTCTGATTGGTGATGCTATTCAGTTCCTGTTATTTGGACCATTTACAGCAGCAGTAACAAAGGTAAATATTTTCAAGATGCCTAAGAAGTTTGCTAAAATGTCTATGATGGCAGTTACAACAACTTCCGGAGCTATCTGCCTTCCAACTAAGATGGAAGATGAAGTTACAAAATTCGGTATCAGCCGTAAAGTCGCTGATTTCACAGGACCGATTACGATGTCCATGAACAGTTGTGGTGCAGCTCAGTGTTATGTAGCAGCAATCTTCTTCATGGCTCAGTCCACGGGAATTCAGATGACACCATATCAGATGGGAATGGCAATCCTTCTTTCCTGCCTGATGTGTCTTGGTACGATCTCTGTACCAGGCGGATCCGTTATCGTATATACATTCCTTGCAACATCGCTTGGTCTGCCACTTGAAAGTATTGCAGTACTGGTTGGTATTGACTGGTTCGCCGGAATGTTCCGTACACTGATGAACGTAGACGTAGACGTTATGATCGGTCTGCTTGTAGCAAGCAAGCTTGGTGAGCTTGACCGTGATGTATACGATGAAAAGAAGACTGTTACTTACTAA
- a CDS encoding ketopantoate reductase family protein, which produces MEIKSAALIGVGAVGSYFAYGLPAKLGDRFCVIASGKRKERLEKEGIYINGARCPLNLKTAQEAGKVDLVLVATKQTALPEIMDDICALVGENTIVLSLLNGVTSEEIIGNEIGMGHMLYSLMRIDAVRDGNQMELHFDRIAGVFFGEKNHTEPTECVQAVLDLFEGTSVRANFVPDIMTDLWLKYVSNVSQNLPQAILGVGFGAYKDSEHVRAVATGLWQEVVQVAAKKGVRLPERLLLFHGTVKEARFSTLQDLDAGRHTEIDIFAGEMMRMGKEFEIPVPYCEYTYHMIKALEEKNDGKFNY; this is translated from the coding sequence ATGGAAATTAAATCAGCGGCTTTGATTGGCGTTGGTGCGGTAGGCTCATATTTTGCGTATGGGCTTCCAGCTAAGTTAGGAGACCGTTTTTGTGTAATTGCTTCTGGAAAGCGGAAAGAACGTCTGGAAAAAGAAGGAATCTATATTAACGGTGCGAGATGTCCACTGAATCTGAAAACAGCGCAGGAAGCGGGAAAAGTAGATCTGGTATTGGTTGCGACGAAGCAGACTGCACTTCCTGAGATTATGGATGATATCTGCGCACTTGTGGGTGAGAATACGATTGTCTTAAGTCTTTTAAATGGCGTGACCAGCGAGGAGATTATTGGAAATGAAATTGGTATGGGGCATATGTTATATTCTCTGATGCGGATTGATGCTGTCCGTGACGGCAATCAGATGGAACTTCATTTTGACCGGATTGCAGGAGTATTCTTTGGAGAGAAGAATCATACGGAGCCGACAGAATGTGTACAGGCAGTGTTAGATCTTTTTGAAGGAACTTCTGTAAGAGCTAATTTTGTGCCGGATATTATGACTGATCTGTGGCTGAAATATGTGAGTAATGTTTCCCAGAATCTTCCACAGGCAATTCTTGGCGTAGGTTTTGGCGCATATAAAGATAGCGAACACGTGCGGGCTGTTGCAACTGGACTATGGCAGGAAGTGGTTCAGGTGGCAGCAAAAAAAGGTGTGCGGCTTCCAGAACGTTTACTTCTCTTTCACGGAACCGTGAAAGAGGCGAGGTTCTCAACCTTGCAGGATCTGGATGCAGGAAGACACACAGAGATTGATATTTTCGCAGGTGAGATGATGCGTATGGGAAAAGAGTTTGAAATTCCGGTTCCATATTGTGAATATACCTATCATATGATCAAAGCCTTAGAAGAAAAAAATGACGGGAAATTTAACTATTAA
- a CDS encoding precorrin-8X methylmutase, producing MAIELENVLPSEIEKRSFEIITEELTQNGIVLDPEKAPVIKRCIHTSADFDYAQNLVFSENAIARAKEAIRNGASIVTDTQMGRSGINKKRLAQYGGQVYCFMSDEDVAEKAKRDGTTRAVASMEKACELDEKLIFAIGNAPTALIHLYELIRAGKIRPELVIGVPVGFVNVIQSKELILELSDTPYIVARGRKGGSNIAACICNALLYSL from the coding sequence ATGGCAATCGAACTGGAAAATGTACTTCCTTCTGAGATTGAGAAGAGGAGTTTTGAGATTATAACCGAAGAACTTACACAGAACGGGATTGTATTGGATCCGGAAAAAGCACCGGTTATCAAACGATGTATCCATACAAGTGCAGATTTTGATTATGCACAGAACCTTGTATTTTCGGAAAATGCAATTGCACGTGCAAAAGAAGCAATCCGTAATGGAGCATCCATTGTAACAGATACCCAGATGGGACGTTCCGGAATTAATAAAAAAAGACTGGCTCAGTACGGGGGACAGGTGTACTGCTTTATGTCTGATGAAGACGTGGCAGAAAAGGCAAAGCGCGACGGTACAACTCGTGCGGTAGCAAGCATGGAAAAAGCTTGTGAATTAGACGAAAAATTAATTTTTGCAATCGGAAATGCACCGACAGCACTCATTCATCTGTATGAGCTGATACGTGCCGGAAAAATCCGACCAGAGCTGGTAATCGGAGTGCCGGTAGGATTTGTTAATGTCATTCAGTCAAAAGAATTGATTTTGGAATTGTCGGATACACCTTATATCGTAGCGCGGGGAAGAAAAGGTGGAAGTAATATTGCAGCATGTATCTGCAATGCATTGTTGTACAGTTTGTAA
- a CDS encoding cobyric acid synthase gives MAWKIMIQGTMSNAGKSLLCAGLCRIFKQDGYKVAPFKSQNMALNSFITDKGLEMGRAQVVQAEAAGIEPEVSMNPILLKPTNDVGSQVIVNGEVLGNMCARDYFKYKKELIPDVMKAFHKLEENYDIIVIEGAGSPAEINLKENDIVNMGLAKMVDAPVLLVGDIDRGGVFAQLLGTLLLLEEDEKERVKGLIINKFRGDKTILDPGIEMLEEKGNVPVVGVTPYLHVEIEDEDSLTERFTSKKSGGLLDIAVIRTPRISNFTDFMALENIPEVSLRYVKNVSEFGTPDMIILPGTKNTMGDMEWLRESGLEACILKASATGTPIWGICGGYQMLGEVLSDPDKVEDGGMIHGMGLLPSETVFTGKKTRTRVNGTFAHVEGIFSELSNVAFEGYEIHMGETTYVEEVISKEHMSRIQDTVSGKISEDGISDGNVYGTYIHGVFDMEGVTDVIVKALAKKKGITLEKASGMDLKSFKEEQYDKLADGIRSHLDMERIYEIMKENVEEK, from the coding sequence ATGGCTTGGAAGATTATGATACAGGGAACAATGTCCAATGCGGGAAAGAGTCTTCTTTGTGCGGGACTATGTAGGATATTTAAGCAGGATGGCTACAAAGTTGCACCGTTTAAATCGCAGAATATGGCATTGAATTCATTTATCACAGACAAAGGTCTGGAAATGGGACGCGCCCAGGTTGTACAGGCAGAAGCGGCAGGAATCGAGCCGGAAGTATCCATGAATCCGATTCTGTTAAAGCCGACCAATGATGTGGGATCTCAGGTCATTGTAAACGGAGAAGTTCTGGGGAATATGTGTGCCCGTGATTATTTTAAATACAAAAAAGAATTGATTCCAGATGTGATGAAGGCTTTTCATAAACTGGAAGAAAATTATGACATCATTGTAATTGAAGGTGCAGGAAGTCCGGCGGAGATTAATTTGAAAGAAAATGATATTGTCAATATGGGGCTTGCAAAGATGGTAGATGCTCCGGTTCTCCTTGTCGGAGATATTGACCGGGGAGGAGTATTTGCACAGCTTCTTGGCACATTGCTTCTTCTGGAAGAGGATGAAAAGGAACGTGTAAAAGGTCTGATTATTAATAAATTCCGTGGAGATAAGACAATTCTAGATCCTGGAATCGAGATGCTGGAGGAAAAAGGGAATGTTCCGGTGGTAGGAGTAACGCCATATCTTCATGTGGAGATTGAGGATGAGGATAGTCTGACAGAGCGTTTCACTTCAAAGAAAAGTGGCGGGCTTCTGGATATCGCAGTCATACGTACGCCAAGAATTTCTAATTTTACGGATTTTATGGCATTGGAAAATATTCCGGAAGTATCCCTTCGCTATGTGAAAAATGTGTCTGAATTTGGAACCCCGGATATGATAATTCTTCCGGGAACTAAAAATACAATGGGAGATATGGAATGGCTTCGTGAGAGTGGTCTGGAAGCATGTATTTTGAAAGCATCGGCTACAGGTACGCCTATATGGGGAATCTGCGGAGGTTATCAGATGCTAGGAGAAGTACTTAGTGATCCAGACAAAGTAGAAGACGGTGGAATGATACATGGAATGGGACTGCTGCCATCGGAGACTGTATTTACCGGAAAGAAGACGAGGACAAGAGTAAATGGAACATTTGCACATGTAGAAGGAATCTTTTCGGAGCTTTCTAATGTAGCATTTGAAGGATATGAAATTCATATGGGTGAGACAACATACGTGGAAGAAGTTATTTCCAAGGAGCATATGAGCCGGATTCAGGATACAGTCAGCGGTAAGATCAGTGAGGATGGTATCTCAGATGGAAATGTATATGGTACTTATATCCATGGTGTTTTTGATATGGAAGGTGTTACCGATGTAATTGTTAAAGCACTGGCAAAGAAAAAAGGGATTACACTGGAAAAAGCATCCGGTATGGATCTGAAGTCATTTAAGGAAGAACAATATGATAAACTTGCTGATGGTATTCGTTCACATCTGGATATGGAGCGGATTTATGAGATTATGAAGGAAAATGTGGAGGAAAAGTAA
- a CDS encoding pyridoxal phosphate-dependent aminotransferase: MQKKPRKLHGGDIYRHPDVIDFSVNTNPLGTPESVKRAVQESVAKIEHYPDVRCEALRKAISRFEQVNMEEILCGNGAAELFFAVVQAVWPQKALVIAPSFSEYEEALRSVGAEVEYYYLCEEDNFQIREDYVDKLSEEIDMIFLCNPNNPTGQTIDRDMLIKILDRCKKQNIVVILDECFLEFLDEPNRYEMSDLRGEYPNLLIIKAFTKIFSMPGLRLGYAISSNQDILEEMSWKLQQWNVSVPAQMAGVAALEKPKEYIRQTREYVSGQREYMRNILKMMGYVVFASKANYLFFKGRPGLEKEALEAGFLIRDCQNYEGLSEGFYRIAVRTKEENERLITWLGRL, encoded by the coding sequence GTGCAAAAGAAACCAAGGAAACTCCATGGCGGAGATATTTACCGTCACCCGGACGTGATTGATTTTTCGGTCAATACGAATCCGTTGGGAACACCGGAATCGGTGAAACGCGCGGTACAGGAGAGCGTAGCAAAGATTGAGCATTATCCGGACGTAAGATGCGAAGCTCTCAGGAAAGCAATCAGCAGATTTGAACAAGTGAATATGGAAGAAATCCTCTGTGGAAATGGTGCGGCAGAGCTTTTTTTCGCGGTAGTGCAGGCAGTTTGGCCACAAAAAGCGCTGGTGATAGCGCCTTCATTTTCAGAATATGAAGAAGCTCTAAGAAGTGTTGGTGCAGAAGTAGAATATTATTATCTGTGTGAGGAAGATAACTTTCAGATTCGGGAAGATTATGTGGATAAGCTTTCGGAAGAAATAGATATGATATTTTTGTGTAATCCGAATAATCCAACCGGACAGACCATTGACCGGGATATGTTGATTAAGATTCTGGATCGTTGTAAAAAGCAGAATATAGTTGTCATATTGGATGAGTGTTTCTTAGAATTCCTGGATGAACCAAACAGATATGAGATGTCAGATCTAAGGGGAGAATATCCAAACTTACTAATCATCAAAGCATTTACAAAAATATTCAGTATGCCGGGACTGCGTCTTGGTTATGCAATCAGCAGTAATCAGGATATTCTGGAAGAAATGTCCTGGAAGCTTCAACAGTGGAATGTGTCCGTTCCGGCACAGATGGCGGGAGTGGCAGCACTTGAAAAGCCAAAAGAATATATCAGACAGACAAGAGAATATGTATCTGGTCAGCGGGAGTATATGAGAAATATCTTGAAGATGATGGGATATGTTGTATTTGCATCAAAAGCCAATTATCTGTTTTTCAAAGGAAGACCAGGACTTGAAAAAGAGGCACTGGAAGCAGGATTTCTGATCCGCGATTGTCAGAATTATGAAGGGTTGTCAGAAGGTTTTTACCGGATTGCAGTGCGGACAAAAGAAGAAAATGAGAGGTTGATCACATGGCTTGGAAGATTATGA
- the cbiB gene encoding adenosylcobinamide-phosphate synthase CbiB: protein MFGDPVWLYHPVRMIGHLISGVEKIIRSLFPSGKTGERIGGGLLVVIVVAVSMAVPGGILYLAYHISFYLGLAVESFMCYQILATKSLKVESDRVYQEIQTGDIARARKAVSMIVGRDTQNLTIEGVTKAAVETVAENTSDGVIAPLFYMVIGGALLGFGYKAVNTMDSMVGYKNEKYQYFGTAAAKFDDVVNYIPARLSAWLMILASAITHMDWKNAKKVFLRDRYNHKSPNSAQTESVIAGALDVQLAGDAWYFGKLCKKPTIGDAIREIEPEDIRRSHTLLYMTAVLALVVFEVVKVLVCLWYFTVQV, encoded by the coding sequence ATGTTTGGAGATCCGGTGTGGCTGTATCATCCGGTGAGAATGATCGGTCATTTGATCTCAGGGGTGGAAAAAATTATAAGAAGCTTATTCCCTAGTGGAAAAACGGGGGAGCGGATCGGAGGAGGATTATTAGTCGTAATCGTGGTGGCAGTCAGTATGGCAGTTCCAGGAGGAATTCTGTATCTTGCATACCACATTTCCTTTTATCTTGGACTGGCAGTGGAAAGCTTTATGTGTTATCAGATCCTTGCAACAAAGTCACTGAAGGTGGAGAGTGACCGTGTCTATCAGGAAATTCAGACAGGAGATATTGCGAGGGCAAGAAAAGCCGTTTCCATGATCGTGGGACGGGATACACAGAATCTGACAATCGAAGGAGTGACAAAGGCTGCGGTAGAAACTGTTGCAGAAAATACGTCAGACGGTGTTATTGCACCTCTTTTTTATATGGTAATCGGCGGAGCTTTGCTTGGATTTGGTTATAAAGCAGTTAATACCATGGATTCCATGGTAGGATATAAGAATGAAAAATATCAGTATTTTGGCACGGCAGCAGCAAAATTTGATGACGTAGTGAATTATATCCCGGCAAGATTATCTGCCTGGCTTATGATTCTGGCATCTGCAATTACGCACATGGACTGGAAAAATGCAAAGAAAGTATTCCTGAGGGATCGATATAATCATAAAAGTCCCAACTCTGCACAGACAGAATCCGTTATAGCAGGAGCATTAGATGTGCAGCTTGCCGGAGACGCCTGGTATTTTGGAAAGCTTTGCAAGAAGCCTACGATCGGAGATGCGATCCGGGAGATTGAACCGGAGGATATCCGCAGATCTCACACATTACTGTATATGACAGCAGTACTTGCATTAGTGGTATTTGAAGTTGTGAAAGTGCTGGTATGTTTGTGGTATTTTACTGTACAAGTATAA
- a CDS encoding histidine phosphatase family protein, with amino-acid sequence MIQLYLIRHSMTAGNLKKRYIGRTDESLCPEGIVLLESYIQKNIYPEVQRVYVSPMKRCMETAKLIFKENFYEVEELRECDFGIFENKNYKELSDCPEYQAWIDSGGTMTFPGGENPEEFRKRCVRGFEKVIKECRHDQIKSVAVVAHGGTIMSIMDRYARDENGQPDGSYYDYQVKNGEGYELIIADVSSGDGGICAGSDVWRSGVAVSSGENDRSFDLRGGKNYKKLIP; translated from the coding sequence ATGATACAACTATATTTAATTCGTCATTCTATGACGGCAGGCAATTTGAAAAAACGATATATTGGACGGACGGATGAATCACTTTGCCCGGAGGGAATTGTATTACTGGAAAGTTATATTCAGAAAAATATATATCCGGAAGTCCAGAGGGTATATGTAAGTCCCATGAAGCGCTGCATGGAAACAGCAAAATTGATTTTCAAAGAAAACTTTTATGAAGTAGAAGAACTCAGGGAATGTGATTTTGGTATATTTGAAAATAAGAATTATAAAGAATTGTCGGATTGCCCGGAATATCAGGCATGGATTGACAGTGGGGGGACCATGACATTTCCGGGAGGAGAGAATCCGGAAGAATTCAGAAAAAGATGTGTGCGCGGTTTTGAAAAGGTCATAAAGGAGTGCAGACATGATCAGATCAAGAGCGTCGCAGTTGTGGCGCATGGTGGAACGATCATGAGTATCATGGACCGATATGCCAGAGATGAGAATGGTCAGCCGGACGGCAGTTATTATGATTATCAAGTGAAGAACGGAGAAGGATATGAACTTATTATTGCAGATGTTTCTTCCGGTGATGGCGGGATTTGTGCTGGATCTGATGTTTGGAGATCCGGTGTGGCTGTATCATCCGGTGAGAATGATCGGTCATTTGATCTCAGGGGTGGAAAAAATTATAAGAAGCTTATTCCCTAG
- a CDS encoding bifunctional adenosylcobinamide kinase/adenosylcobinamide-phosphate guanylyltransferase: MIMIIGGAYQGKLAYAKETFPDVRWTDGEQCEKEAIFQYRGIFHFHKYIERLLSEGEDISELAKQLKEKNPDLILVTDEIGYGIVPMDPFLREVRETTGRICTELAKDAKSVIRVVCGIPTVIKAQVK, translated from the coding sequence ATGATCATGATTATAGGAGGAGCATATCAGGGAAAACTTGCCTATGCAAAGGAGACGTTTCCGGATGTGCGCTGGACAGACGGAGAGCAGTGCGAAAAAGAAGCAATCTTTCAGTACAGGGGAATTTTTCATTTTCATAAATATATAGAACGATTGCTCTCGGAAGGAGAAGATATTTCCGAACTGGCGAAGCAGTTGAAGGAGAAAAATCCAGATTTGATTTTAGTGACGGACGAGATTGGATATGGAATCGTGCCGATGGACCCATTTCTCAGAGAAGTACGGGAAACTACAGGGCGCATCTGCACAGAGCTGGCGAAAGATGCAAAGAGTGTGATAAGAGTTGTCTGTGGAATTCCGACGGTAATTAAGGCGCAGGTCAAATAG
- a CDS encoding adenosylcobinamide-GDP ribazoletransferase, whose protein sequence is MKKMWNSFKIAFSMYSKIPMPQSEWTDENMSLAMCFFPWVGAVIGLASWVVYQAGGWLADRQETLSSGIPGSSNLFLTILLVLIPIFITGGIHLDGFLDTQDALSSYQPMERRLEILKDSHAGAFAIISCSVYFLAYAGIYSMLTAHAAKVIAISFMLSRTLSGLSVICFPQARKKGQGLVATFSESAEKRVNRRTLMIYLIVLSALMIVVGKWSGAAAVIMALLVFWYYHHMCISKFGGVTGDLAGYFLQMCEILMALAVVVMEQILLLLK, encoded by the coding sequence ATGAAAAAAATGTGGAATAGTTTTAAAATTGCATTTTCTATGTACAGCAAGATTCCCATGCCACAAAGTGAATGGACAGATGAAAATATGTCGCTTGCGATGTGTTTTTTTCCGTGGGTGGGTGCTGTTATCGGTCTGGCGTCATGGGTTGTCTATCAGGCAGGAGGCTGGCTGGCTGACAGGCAGGAAACGTTATCTTCTGGAATACCAGGCAGTAGTAATCTTTTTTTGACGATTTTATTAGTGCTGATTCCCATCTTTATTACTGGCGGAATTCATCTGGATGGTTTTTTGGATACACAGGATGCTTTAAGTTCCTATCAGCCGATGGAACGCAGACTGGAGATTTTAAAAGATTCTCATGCCGGAGCATTTGCAATTATTTCCTGCAGCGTATATTTTTTAGCGTACGCGGGGATTTATTCTATGCTTACAGCTCATGCAGCGAAAGTAATCGCCATTAGCTTTATGCTGTCGCGTACATTGAGTGGACTTTCGGTTATCTGTTTTCCACAGGCGAGAAAAAAAGGACAGGGGCTTGTGGCAACATTTTCAGAAAGTGCGGAAAAAAGAGTGAATCGAAGAACGCTCATGATATATTTGATCGTACTTAGTGCACTCATGATTGTGGTGGGGAAATGGTCCGGGGCAGCAGCGGTGATTATGGCACTTCTTGTATTCTGGTATTATCATCACATGTGTATCAGCAAATTCGGCGGGGTCACCGGAGATCTGGCAGGGTATTTCCTACAAATGTGTGAAATTCTGATGGCGTTGGCAGTTGTAGTGATGGAACAGATTTTATTGTTATTAAAGTAG
- a CDS encoding bifunctional adenosylcobinamide kinase/adenosylcobinamide-phosphate guanylyltransferase — MMMHVITGGSGSGKSAYAEMWLTGKPEKSEEKKAICPYLYIATMRPFGAETQKKIERHRQMRAGKGFQTLECYGDLRTLDDSIQRWKRSKSILDINKTCRNEKNQENAKTGGILLECVSNLLADVLYQEDGSLAEDEVVLEMIVEGIRYLNTQTERLAIVTNEVHSDLQDYSEETKKYIGLLGKINQELGKMADQVTEVVYGIPIKIK, encoded by the coding sequence ATGATGATGCATGTAATAACCGGGGGCAGTGGAAGTGGAAAATCTGCCTATGCGGAAATGTGGCTGACCGGAAAACCGGAGAAAAGCGAAGAAAAAAAAGCGATATGCCCATATCTGTATATTGCGACCATGCGTCCATTTGGTGCAGAGACACAAAAGAAGATTGAACGCCACAGGCAGATGCGCGCCGGAAAAGGATTTCAGACGCTGGAGTGTTATGGAGATTTGAGGACGCTTGATGATTCTATCCAAAGGTGGAAGAGAAGTAAAAGTATCTTAGATATCAATAAAACTTGTAGGAACGAAAAAAATCAGGAGAATGCTAAAACAGGAGGAATTCTGTTAGAGTGCGTTTCCAATTTACTGGCGGATGTGCTATATCAGGAAGATGGAAGCCTTGCAGAGGATGAAGTGGTTCTGGAGATGATTGTAGAAGGAATCCGTTATTTGAACACACAGACGGAGCGATTAGCGATTGTGACGAACGAAGTGCATAGTGATTTGCAGGATTATTCAGAAGAAACAAAAAAATATATCGGACTTCTCGGAAAGATCAATCAGGAGCTTGGAAAAATGGCAGATCAGGTAACAGAAGTTGTCTATGGAATCCCGATTAAGATAAAATGA